One segment of Tamandua tetradactyla isolate mTamTet1 chromosome 13, mTamTet1.pri, whole genome shotgun sequence DNA contains the following:
- the PPP2R2D gene encoding serine/threonine-protein phosphatase 2A 55 kDa regulatory subunit B delta isoform isoform X2, which produces MEMSELSERGNKSRPHSRGEYNVYSTFQSHEPEFDYLKSLEIEEKINKIRWLPQQNAAHFLLSTNDKTIKLWKISERDKRAEGYNLKDEDGRLRDPFRITALRVPILKPMDLMVEASPRRIFANAHTYHINSISVNSDHETYLSADDLRINLWHLEITDRSFNIVDIKPANMEELTEVITAAELHPRQCNVFVYSSSKGTVRLCDMRSSALCDRHSKFFEEPEDPSSRSFFSEIISSISDVKFSHSGRYMITRDYLSVKVWDLNMESRPVETHQVHEYLRSKLCSLYENDCIFDKFECCWNGSDSAIMTGSYNNFFRMFDRNTRRDITLEASRENSKPRAILKPRKVCTGGKRKKDEISVDSLDFSKKILHTAWHPLENIIAVAATNNLYIFQDKIN; this is translated from the exons ATGGAGATGTCAGAGCTGTCAGAACGTGGG AATAAAAGCCGCCCTCATTCCAGGGGAGAGTATAATGTTTACAGTACCTTTCAAAGTCATGAACCAGAGTTTGACTATTTGAAAAGTctagaaattgaggaaaaaattaacaaaattaggTGGTTACCTCAACAGAATGCTGCTCATTTTCTACTGTCTACAAATG ATAAAACTATTAAATTATGGAAAATAAGTGAACGGGATAAAAGAGCAGAAGGCTATAACTTGAAAGATGAAGATGGACGACTTCGAGACCCATTCAGAATTACAGCACTACGG GTCCCAATATTGAAGCCCATGGACCTTATGGTAGAAGCAAGTCCACGTCGGATTTTTGCAAATGCTCACACGTAtcatataaattccatttcagtAAATAGTGATCATGAAACATACCTTTCTGCAGATGACCTGAGAATTAATCTCTGGCATTTAGAAATCACAGATAGAAGCTTTA ACATCGTGGACATCAAGCCAGCCAACATGGAGGAGCTGACGGAGGTGATCACTGCGGCCGAGCTGCACCCGCGCCAGTGTAACGTGTTCGTCTACAGCAGCAGCAAGGGCACCGTCAGACTCTGCGACATGCGCTCTTCCGCCCTGTGCGACAGGCACTCCAAGT tttttgagGAACCTGAAGATCCCAGTAGTAGgtccttcttttcagaaataatttcttccatatCTGATGTAAAATTTAGTCACAGTGGCCGCTACATGATAACTAGAGACTACCTGTCGGTGAAAGTATGGGACCTCAACATGGAGAGCAGGCCAGTGGAGACACACCAG GTTCATGAATATCTTCGAAGCAAGCTTTGTTCTCTCTATGAAAACGACTGCATCTTTGACAAGTTCGAGTGCTGCTGGAACGGCTCTGATAG tgCTATTATGACTGGATCCTACAACAATTtctttagaatgtttgatagaaaCACACGGAGGGATATTACATTGGAAGCTTCCAGAGAAAACAGCAAACCTCGAGCGATCTTAAAGCCTCGGAAAGTATGTACAGGTGGTAAGAGGAAGAAAGATGAGATTAGTGTGGACAGTCTGGACTTCAGCAAGAAGATTCTCCACACAGCCTGGCATCCCCTGGAGAACATCATTGCTGTAGCAGCCACCAATAACTTGTATATATTCCAGGACAAAATCAACTAA